In Actinomycetes bacterium, the following proteins share a genomic window:
- a CDS encoding glycosyl transferase has product GGNALMILLNLSAAFSRKYYNLIPYSLLNPIYWILHSIAAYKALWQVIFRPFYWEKTSHGISSYQFESKS; this is encoded by the coding sequence AGGAGGGAATGCGTTGATGATACTGTTAAACCTGTCGGCTGCTTTTTCAAGAAAGTACTACAACCTTATCCCTTACAGCCTGCTTAACCCCATTTACTGGATACTGCATTCCATTGCTGCCTATAAGGCCTTGTGGCAGGTCATATTCAGACCCTTCTACTGGGAAAAAACCAGTCATGGCATTTCCAGTTACCAGTTTGAATCAAAAAGCTAG